The Caldivirga sp. genome contains the following window.
GGCTGATGGTGGACCGCATGTAGCCAACACTAGGGAGATTGGGGAAATCATTATTCAGAAGATTGAGAACAGGGGTAGGAATAAGAAGAGGGTTTACTTCACTGTTAAACCGTAAAAACTTGCGGTATTTGAGTAAGCGCTTAAACTCAAGTTGATTACTCAATCGGCATGCCCTTAGCCTTAATTTCGGCTAACTCCTTGGTTTCGAAACCCTGCATAACTGAAACCACAAAGAACACTACTGAGGCAGCTAGGGCTATTAAGTAATCCCACGGGTACTTTAAGTAACCCATGCCTAGTGAGCCAAGGTAGGATAACGCACCCATAATTAGCATGTAGCCTATGAACCATGATGCTGAGGAAACCTCTAAGGCTGCGTAGGATCCCTTGGACTTATGGTAAAGGTAGAGCAGTGACATTACCATTATCACTGCGAATGCACTCCAGTAAATGGTGAAGCTTAGTGACGCATTTATGAGGCCTAGGTACATTACTAGCGCAATTGAAGCCCAGTAAATTATGGAGAATAATGCACTCTCCTTAGCGCTTAAGCCTAACTTCCCCCTATACCCCAGTACCACTAGTGGTAATCCGAAGGCCGTAACAATGAAGACGTAACCTAAGCTAGGCCAACCCGTCAAGTATATTAACATTGATGATGCAGTGAAGCTGATTAAGCCTATTAACCACGGTGAGTAAACACGGTACCCCCTCCTTAACTCTGGGGCAGTTCTCCTAAGGACTACTAGTGATGAACCACCAGCCAGGTAGTTAACAACAGTGGCTGTTGATGATATGCTTACTATCTGGTACCAGGTTGGGAACGGGAGTAGGAAGAGAAGCGCCAGTATTAGGGTGAATACCATTGAGAACCAGGGCGTCTGGAATCTCTTATGCAGTGAACCGAACACCTCAGGGAAGTAACCTTGTCTTGAAAAACCGTAAAAACTTCTGGCGGTGGTACCAATGTAGACGCCCATTGTGCCTGCTGGGGATACCCAAGCATCTACGAGTAGTATAGCCGCAAACGCAACTAGTAAGGCTACACCACTTGTGGCTAATTCAGTGTAGAATGGTGAACCAGCCCAATTAGACTCAGCTAGGTTCTGCCAGTCACCTGGCTTAATTAATATAGTGTACTTACCTTGACTATCCTGGAGAAATACCTTACCCCAATCAATACCTCCGATGAAAGCCACTTCTAGTGCTACGTATAAGCCGGCGGTAATTAGTATTGAAAGTATTAACGCTAGGGGGACATCACGGTGGGGGTTCCTTGCCTCACCAGCGTACTCTAAGGCTTGCCTAAAGCCTTCATATGCCCACACTATACCGCTTGGTATCATTGCACTGAACACTGCAGACCAACCCAACGGCATGAAGCCACCATACGCGGTGAAGTTGCTTGGGTGGAAGTAGAGGGATATGAGTAGTACTACTGTTAATGATGGTATGATGAATTTCCATATTGTTATGGCTGTGTTAACCTTACCGAATACGTTTACTCCGATGATTTGAATGAGCGTGAATAACGCTATTAATGCTGCTGCAGCAGTAATGCCAAGTGGCGTTAAGTAACCTGACGCTGAACTGAACACTGGTAAATACTTGTTAGTGTACATTATTATTGCCTCAGCCTCCATCGCCACTGTGGTTGCTGCACCTATTAAGTAGGCCCAACCAAGCAGGTAATTTGATATTGAACCATGCGCGTAATGGTCTATGCGAACCAGTGAACCGGAGAAGGGTAGCATTGATCCTAATTCTGCGTAGGCTAGTCCAATGAATATGAACAGTACTGCTGCTATGACCCAGGATATTAATGACGCTGGACCAGCGTATGATGCACCAGCCAGTGCAGCAAATAACCAACCACTCCCAACCATTCCACTTATTGATAGGAATAGTAAGTCACTGAACGTTAGGGTTTTCCTTAACTTAACTTTGACTTCTCCATTATCGAAGACTCATCGGCTGGGTCATTAGGTATCCCTTTATAAACCTTTACTCATTAATCATGGGTATTATTAGGGCTTTATTAACATTAGATAATCAGCAAGATGAAAAGCCCCAGCTTCATCAATTACTTATTCTATATATTTAGTTATACAAATCACACACCTATGACTAGAAGGGTTAAAAAGATAAATACTAGTGGGTTTCGTATGCAAGGTGAATTAGTGGATAAGTTCAAGAGGATATTCGCAAGGAGGGGGCGATCAATAATACTTGCGTATGACCACGGTATAGAGCATGGTCCATCAGATTTCCTAGAGAACCCTGACTCAGCGGACCCAGCATACATAGTTAAGTTAGCTAAGGACGCTGGATTTGATGGGCTTGTGCTTCAGAGGGGATTAGCAGAGAAGTACTATGATGGGGGTGTACCCTTAATAGTTAAACTCAATGGTAAAACAAACCTGTACACTGGTGAACCATTATCAGTAGCCAATTGCACAGTTGAGGAGGCCGTTAGCCTAGGTGCAAGCGCCGTTGGCTACACTATATACGCTGGTAGTGGGTATGAGTGGAAGATGTTTGAGGAGGTTGCGAGAATAAAGAAGGATGCGTTAAGGTTCGATATACCTCTAGTAATATGGTCTTACCCAAGGGGTGGTAAAGTAAAGGATGAGACCGCACCTGAAATAGTAGCCTACGCGGCTAGGGTTGCCCTTGAGGTTGGGGCTGATGCAATGAAGATTAAGTACACGGGTGACCCTAAGACATTCTCCTGGGCCGTTAAGGTGGCTGGTAAGGTTCCAGTGCTAATGTCAGGTGGACCAAAGACTAAGACTGAGGTGGAGTTCCTGAAGCAGGTTGAGGGTGTTATTGAGGCTGGTGCATTAGGCATAGCAGTGGGTAGGAATGTGTGGCAGAGGAAGGACGCATTAAAGTTCGCTCAGGTACTCGGTAAACTAGTCTACGAGGGTAGGAAGGTTGAGGAACTGGCAGGTGAGGTGCAGTGAGGATTGGAGTATTAACTGGAGGGGGGGATGCCCCTGGCTTAAACATTGCAGTGTACTCGTTCGTTAGGCTGGCTGAGAGGAATCATGAAGTCTACGTAATATACCATGGCTGGAAGGGGCTACTTGAGAGGGAGGTTAGGAAAATATCATCACTGGACCTAGTTGACTTCGCCTTCTCGGGTGGAACATACATTAAGACCTCCAGGACTAATCCATTTAAGGATGAGGAGAGGGCTAGGTTACTTGAGAAGAATGTTAAGGAGCTTGGCTTAGACGTAGTGGTGGCAATTGGGGGCGATGACACGTTAGGCGCCGCTGGTGAGGCTCAGAGGAGGGGTATTTTGAACGCTGTGGGTATTCCTAAGACTATTGATAATGATGTTTTTGGTACTGATTTTACTATTGGTTTTGATTCTGCTGTTAATGCTGCTGTTAATGTTACTGAGTCTTTTAAGACTACGTTAGTGTCTCATGAGAGGATTGGCGTAGTTGAGGTTATGGGTAGGGAAGCAGGATGGGTAGCACTACACACAGGACTAGCAACAATGGCAGACGCAACACTAATACCTGAGAAGCAGGTTAGCTGGGATTCAGTGGCTAGGAGGGTTAAGGAGGCTTACGAGAAGAAGCACT
Protein-coding sequences here:
- a CDS encoding aldolase is translated as MQGELVDKFKRIFARRGRSIILAYDHGIEHGPSDFLENPDSADPAYIVKLAKDAGFDGLVLQRGLAEKYYDGGVPLIVKLNGKTNLYTGEPLSVANCTVEEAVSLGASAVGYTIYAGSGYEWKMFEEVARIKKDALRFDIPLVIWSYPRGGKVKDETAPEIVAYAARVALEVGADAMKIKYTGDPKTFSWAVKVAGKVPVLMSGGPKTKTEVEFLKQVEGVIEAGALGIAVGRNVWQRKDALKFAQVLGKLVYEGRKVEELAGEVQ
- a CDS encoding ATP-dependent 6-phosphofructokinase, which codes for MRIGVLTGGGDAPGLNIAVYSFVRLAERNHEVYVIYHGWKGLLEREVRKISSLDLVDFAFSGGTYIKTSRTNPFKDEERARLLEKNVKELGLDVVVAIGGDDTLGAAGEAQRRGILNAVGIPKTIDNDVFGTDFTIGFDSAVNAAVNVTESFKTTLVSHERIGVVEVMGREAGWVALHTGLATMADATLIPEKQVSWDSVARRVKEAYEKKHWALVVVSEGIKEYGGPRDEFGHARLGGVGNELADYIEKVTGIETRAVIPGHIIRGVPPSAFDRTLAIRYATAAYEAIENDKFGVMMAYSNGELTHIPIVEVVGKNKLVSGYWLRLYETYWGDLN